A genome region from Ottowia testudinis includes the following:
- a CDS encoding ABC transporter ATP-binding protein, protein MTLHAKHLALAYGTRPVVEVPELRLTPGTVTCLVGPNGCGKSTLLKALGGLLAPTAGNVFLDEKPLTDWAPKAIARRLASLPQSPGAPDDISVLQLIGHGRYPHQGLFASPSRHDGEVVEWAMCATHVAHLRGRRFNTLSGGERQRVWLAMTLAQQAEILLLDEPTTYLDMGHQMELLELLAALQREHKLTIAMVLHDLNQASQYADRLLAMREGRIIADGPPRDIVDSRLTETLFRLPTERIEREFAGRRVPYCLPLPSTQRSGSEIPQPRHTALVALGNT, encoded by the coding sequence ATGACCCTGCACGCCAAACACCTGGCCTTGGCCTATGGCACACGCCCTGTGGTTGAAGTCCCCGAACTGCGACTCACGCCGGGCACCGTCACCTGCCTGGTCGGCCCCAACGGCTGCGGCAAATCGACCCTGTTGAAAGCACTGGGAGGCTTGCTCGCACCGACGGCTGGAAACGTCTTTCTCGATGAGAAACCGCTGACCGATTGGGCGCCCAAGGCCATCGCCCGCCGGCTCGCCAGCCTCCCGCAGTCACCCGGCGCGCCCGACGACATCAGCGTCCTGCAACTGATCGGCCACGGCCGCTATCCCCATCAAGGCCTGTTCGCCAGCCCCAGCCGCCATGACGGCGAAGTCGTGGAATGGGCGATGTGCGCGACCCATGTCGCGCACCTGCGCGGCAGGCGGTTCAACACATTGTCCGGCGGCGAGCGCCAGCGTGTCTGGTTGGCCATGACACTGGCTCAACAGGCGGAGATCCTCCTGCTTGATGAGCCCACGACCTATCTCGACATGGGCCACCAGATGGAATTGCTGGAACTTCTGGCCGCGCTGCAGCGCGAACACAAGCTGACCATCGCGATGGTGCTGCACGACCTCAACCAAGCGAGCCAGTATGCCGATCGGCTGCTGGCCATGCGCGAGGGCCGAATCATCGCCGACGGGCCGCCACGAGACATCGTCGACTCCCGCCTCACCGAAACACTCTTCAGGCTGCCGACAGAAAGGATCGAACGGGAATTCGCTGGCAGACGGGTGCCGTACTGCCTCCCCTTGCCCAGCACACAGAGATCCGGCTCAGAGATACCGCAACCCAGACACACGGCCCTCGTCGCTTTGGGAAACACATGA
- a CDS encoding FecCD family ABC transporter permease, with amino-acid sequence MPSTQPSILAPRLQPPITGCDVAKRRSIRFAWVVVGLCVSLAALLLLSLQFGAVPLQLHQVHSGLTGGGNALHDALIWNLRLPRSLLAAVVGLHFAVSGLILQAVIRNPLADPGVIGISSGASLAAVVLLLLADLINTGLQDAARHVSMTWLPFAALSGGLATAGLVLGLAWDARLSPARLALNGVAVGALLHAIVMWVVVIWGGARTEIALIWLAGSLYGRDFNHLLVLLPWSVLGLAGTLMLLRPLSLLRFDDGIGQALGLSVRRWRLVAIAVAVMLAASAISVAGPIGFVGLVVPHLARLLVGGDMLRLLVTGAFSGAILTLAADTVARTAISPLELPVGALTTLIGIPVFLVILQHQARPRP; translated from the coding sequence ATGCCGAGCACACAGCCATCCATCCTCGCGCCACGCCTGCAGCCACCCATCACGGGCTGCGACGTGGCCAAACGCCGTAGCATCCGCTTCGCCTGGGTCGTCGTCGGCCTGTGCGTGTCGTTGGCGGCGCTGCTGCTCCTATCGCTGCAGTTCGGTGCGGTGCCACTCCAGTTGCACCAAGTCCACTCCGGATTGACCGGTGGCGGCAACGCCTTGCATGACGCACTGATATGGAACCTGAGACTGCCGCGCAGTCTGCTCGCCGCGGTGGTCGGACTGCACTTCGCCGTCTCGGGACTGATCCTGCAGGCCGTGATCCGCAACCCGCTGGCCGATCCCGGGGTCATTGGCATTTCGAGTGGCGCCAGTCTGGCGGCGGTGGTTCTCTTGTTGCTGGCCGATCTGATCAACACCGGCCTGCAGGACGCGGCCCGTCACGTGAGCATGACTTGGCTGCCCTTCGCCGCGCTGTCAGGTGGACTGGCCACGGCGGGTCTGGTCCTCGGCCTGGCCTGGGACGCGCGCCTGAGCCCCGCCCGGCTTGCGCTCAATGGCGTAGCGGTTGGCGCGCTCCTTCATGCCATAGTCATGTGGGTGGTGGTGATCTGGGGCGGCGCGCGCACCGAGATCGCGCTGATCTGGCTTGCAGGCAGCCTGTACGGCCGTGATTTCAATCATCTGCTCGTATTGCTGCCCTGGAGCGTGCTGGGACTTGCCGGCACGCTCATGCTGCTGCGCCCTCTTTCCCTGCTTCGCTTCGACGACGGGATCGGGCAGGCGCTCGGCCTGTCGGTGCGACGGTGGCGCCTCGTCGCCATCGCGGTGGCTGTCATGCTCGCAGCCAGTGCCATCTCGGTCGCTGGCCCTATCGGTTTCGTCGGACTGGTGGTTCCGCATCTTGCACGCCTGCTTGTCGGCGGCGACATGCTCCGCCTACTGGTGACCGGCGCGTTCAGCGGCGCAATCCTGACGTTGGCAGCCGACACCGTCGCACGCACCGCGATCAGTCCGCTGGAACTGCCCGTCGGCGCCCTGACCACCCTGATCGGTATCCCAGTATTCCTGGTCATTTTGCAGCACCAGGCGAGGCCCAGGCCATGA
- a CDS encoding TonB-dependent receptor, with translation MNHRFTAHFQSRPFAMALGLAIVATTVAAETDATRAEGATTLGTVTVTARRGEELAKDVPFSVSTISGDDAEARRLYSLEDMLRQTPGIDFVVNSGAANTTLRIRGVGSLQKVSGDDSSVVINVDGLPLSAANANLNVLDAERVEILKGPQGTLFGRNAEAGAVNIVTRKPTRWFEGYARTEAGQAHHQLLEGAVSGPLTETFSARLAMRGLGIDSVRTNVRDGEPLNKPRELAVRGSLLWQPTSRTRLFVTAGHDLLKNRDVTIYGLYPYGRNGWVDVPRGGEWSRREGQRYTAELTHEMDASNLTLLSGYADTKGDFLSSVYEGRTYRQLLGFQPDARWRVPSTEKTYNQEIRLASKPGAPVFWVAGLNVHRADRSKDNRDAYDNYYPANPYNADIDRRFRTDAQAAFGEVTIPVQEKTRLTLGARYTWEKKRYAAHWVAKPDNPNTIREAHDTQSLKENYATGRVALSHALSQQINVYGVYARGHKAGGFNDEGTNFTTGLADPAYKPAIVDSVETGFKFESADKKMAFNAAIFLNKVTDDHLLTYDVQSFAALTENYDTESKGIELEGAWHMGSGWTISGGLAYIDARIKGSKPSSVGGVSGNRTPEVPKWAASLAVGHRMKLPAFLGMGSPVLQTQLSSRFVGTRPADPQNSFNLTAYNKVDLRVGIQDRNTEIYFWADNLLNKQYDLYGYYIPPYVAGGSDARIGAPGRGRSLGVGINVAF, from the coding sequence ATGAATCACCGCTTCACCGCCCATTTCCAGTCCCGCCCATTCGCAATGGCTCTGGGTCTTGCCATTGTCGCAACGACCGTCGCGGCCGAGACCGATGCGACCAGAGCCGAAGGCGCCACCACCCTCGGCACAGTGACGGTCACCGCCCGCCGCGGCGAGGAGTTGGCGAAGGACGTTCCATTCAGCGTCTCCACGATCAGCGGCGACGATGCCGAAGCTCGCCGCCTCTACTCCCTCGAAGACATGCTGCGGCAGACGCCCGGTATCGACTTCGTGGTCAACTCGGGTGCCGCCAACACGACCCTGCGTATTCGCGGGGTAGGTTCATTGCAGAAGGTCAGCGGCGACGACAGCTCCGTGGTGATCAACGTGGATGGCCTGCCCCTGTCGGCAGCCAATGCCAACTTGAATGTCCTCGATGCCGAGCGCGTGGAAATACTGAAGGGACCACAAGGCACGCTGTTCGGGAGGAACGCGGAAGCAGGCGCGGTCAACATCGTTACCCGCAAGCCCACGCGCTGGTTCGAGGGTTACGCACGCACCGAAGCCGGACAGGCGCACCATCAGTTGCTCGAAGGAGCGGTCAGCGGCCCGCTGACCGAAACCTTCAGCGCCCGGCTGGCCATGCGCGGGCTCGGGATCGACAGCGTCCGCACCAACGTCCGCGATGGCGAACCCTTGAACAAGCCTCGCGAACTCGCTGTCCGGGGCTCATTGCTATGGCAACCCACGTCGCGGACACGCCTATTCGTGACGGCCGGACACGATCTCCTGAAGAACCGGGATGTCACGATCTACGGGCTATACCCCTACGGCCGCAACGGCTGGGTCGACGTTCCACGCGGCGGCGAATGGAGTCGGCGCGAAGGGCAGCGCTACACCGCCGAGCTGACGCACGAGATGGACGCGAGCAATCTCACGCTGCTGAGCGGTTACGCGGATACGAAGGGGGACTTCCTCAGCTCCGTGTATGAAGGCCGGACCTATCGGCAGTTGCTTGGCTTCCAACCCGATGCGCGCTGGCGCGTGCCATCCACAGAAAAGACCTACAACCAGGAGATCCGCCTCGCGTCCAAGCCTGGCGCACCGGTGTTCTGGGTGGCGGGACTGAACGTCCACCGAGCCGACCGCAGCAAGGACAATCGCGACGCATATGACAACTACTACCCCGCAAACCCGTACAACGCCGACATCGATCGGAGGTTCAGAACCGACGCTCAGGCTGCGTTCGGGGAAGTGACCATTCCTGTCCAGGAAAAGACAAGGCTCACGCTGGGCGCCCGTTATACATGGGAGAAAAAACGCTACGCCGCACACTGGGTGGCCAAGCCAGACAATCCGAACACCATCCGCGAGGCCCACGATACCCAGAGCCTCAAGGAGAACTACGCCACGGGACGTGTGGCGTTGAGCCATGCTCTCAGCCAGCAGATCAATGTCTACGGTGTATATGCGCGGGGCCATAAGGCCGGGGGCTTCAACGACGAAGGCACCAACTTCACCACCGGCCTGGCTGACCCCGCCTACAAGCCCGCGATTGTGGACAGCGTCGAAACGGGTTTCAAGTTCGAGAGTGCTGACAAGAAGATGGCATTCAACGCGGCGATCTTCCTCAACAAGGTGACGGACGATCATCTGTTGACCTATGACGTCCAGTCCTTCGCAGCTCTTACGGAGAACTACGACACCGAGAGCAAGGGAATCGAGCTCGAAGGAGCCTGGCATATGGGCAGCGGTTGGACCATCTCTGGGGGACTTGCTTACATCGATGCCAGGATCAAGGGCTCCAAGCCAAGCAGCGTCGGCGGCGTTTCCGGCAACCGAACGCCGGAAGTGCCGAAGTGGGCGGCCAGCCTTGCCGTCGGCCATCGCATGAAGTTGCCGGCGTTCCTGGGAATGGGATCGCCCGTACTTCAAACCCAACTGTCCAGCCGTTTCGTCGGCACCCGTCCCGCGGATCCACAGAACAGTTTCAATCTGACGGCCTACAACAAGGTCGATCTTCGTGTGGGCATCCAGGATCGGAACACCGAAATCTACTTCTGGGCCGACAACCTTCTGAACAAGCAGTACGACCTTTACGGCTACTACATCCCTCCCTATGTGGCAGGCGGATCCGACGCCCGCATCGGTGCGCCCGGCCGCGGCCGCAGTCTGGGTGTAGGAATCAATGTCGCATTCTGA